Genomic DNA from Rhodoferax mekongensis:
CGCTTCCTCGATGCACTGCAGGTGTTCACCCGCCTGGTGAACATCGGCGATGCCAAATCCCTGGCCACTCACCCGGCTTCCACCACCCACCGACAGCTCTCGCCCGAGGAGCTGGCCAAAGCGGGTGTGCCCGTGGATGCGGTGCGTTTGTCAGTGGGCATTGAGCACATTGACGACTTGCTGGCCGACCTGGACAGCGCATTGGCAGCGGTGTGACGGGCGCATGAATTTTCAACAACTGAGATCCGTGCGGGAGGCCGTGCGATGCGGCTACAACCTGACCGAGGTGGCTGGCATGTTGCACACCTCGCAGCCCGGCGTAAGCCGGCAGATCCGCGAGCTGGAAGAAGAGCTGGGCGTGGAGATTTTCAACCGCGCCGGCAAGCGCCTCACAGGGCTCACGCCCCCGGGCAAAGACCTGCTGCCCATCGTGGAGCGCTTGCTGCTGGATGCCGAAAACCTCAAGCGGGCCGGCCAGGACTACAGCTCGCAGCTGGAGGGCCAGCTGTCCGTCGCTGCCACGCACTCGCAAGCCCGCTACGCCCTGCCCCAGGTGGTGAAAGACTTCCGCGACAAGTTTCCGAAAGTCACGCTGCACTTGCATCAGGGTTCACCCAAGCAGGTAGCCGCCATGCTGCTCTCCGGCGAGGCCGACATTGGTGTGGCCACCGAAGCGCTGGCCGACTACGCGCAATTGGTCACCCTGCCCTGCTACCGCTGGACGCACAGCATCGTGGTGCCTCCGGGCCATCCACTGCTGGAGCAGACGGAGCCCGTCACGCTGCGCCAGTTGGCGCATTACCCCATCATCACCTACGAGCTGGGCTACACCGGCCGGGCTCATATTGACAACGCGTTTGCCGCTGAAAGCTTGCGCCCGGATGTGGTGCTGACGGCGATGGATGCAGACGTGATCAAAACCTATGTCGAACTCGGCATGGGGGTGGGCATCGTCGCGTCGGTCGCGCTCGATGCGGAGCGGGACCGCAACCTGCGTATCCTGGATGCAGGCCACCTCTTTCAGGTGAACGTAACCCGCTTGGGGCTACGCAAAGGCGTGTGGTTGCGCGGCTATGCCTACAGCTTCATCGAAACCTTTGTGCCGACTTTGAACAAGGCTGTGGTGGCCCGCACGTTGGTGGAAGCGAACCACCAGGAAGCTTGAAGACACAGGGCGGGCTGCAAGGGCCCGCCCTTATGCGGTTTGCGCAGTTGAAGCTGACGTTTCATTCCTTCTCTTGTGCGCAAGGTCTTCGCAGAATGAACTCCCTATGCAAGCGGCATGTGCCGCGGGAGAAAAACAATGCAAGACAAGTATTCCACGTACGACATCGACAGCCCATTCACCCTCCGTGAGTTGGCGCTGTCACTTGGCTATGCACTCGCAGGTGTGGGGGCGGTTGCCCTGATCGTGAACCTCTGGCTGCTGCCTGTGAAGATGATTTGAGGGCTCACACCATGCGCACTTTCAATCCCCATTCGTGTGACGACTTCATCCTCATCAATCTGGTGCGGGTGCTGAGCGTCACCACACGTTCCTGGCAGATCCAAAAAGGTAATAAGGACATGAAAAAACATTGCTTCCTGCAGTGGGGGGTAGCTCCCACAATGGACGCATTCATTTCACCAAGTAGAGCTCAACATGTCTGTATTACTCATTGCCGGTAGCCCCTCAGAGCGTTCACGCACTGCGGCCCTTTTGGAGGCCGCAGGCCAGCGTCTGGAGGCGCGCGGCGTGCTGGTCGACCGCTTGCGCGTGCGGGACCTGTCCCCACAGGCCTTGCTGCTGGCCGATTTCGGTCACCCATCCGTCAGCCAGGCAACCGGTCAAGTCGCAGAGGCTGACGTCATCATCGTGGCGACACCGGTGTACAAGGCTGCCTACAGCGGCGTGCTCAAGGTCTTTCTGGACTTGCTGCCGCAGGACGGCTTCAAAGGCAAAGTGGTATTGCCACTAGCTACCGGCGGCAGCCCGCACCACATGTTGGCGCTGGACTATTCCTTGCGCCCGGTCCTGCAATCGCTCGGTGCCAAACACATCCTGCCGGGCATCTATGCCACTGACTCGCAAGTCACTGTGAACGAGAGTGGCAGCTACCAAGTCAGCCCCGATATCGGCCAGCGTATCGATGATGCAGTGAACACGCTCATCACAGAAACGCTGCAAACCGGCTTGTCGATTGCAGGCCGATTCCCATCGGTCGCTTTTTCAGAGGTGCGTTGCAGCGTATAGGCACCAGGCAGTGCTGCGAGTCAGGGGTGATCAGCGGTGGCATGCACCTGCTCGTGGCGCAGCACATACAAGCCGCTGGCCACAATGATGGCGCCACCGAGCAGGGTAAATGCATCTGGCCATTGCCGCCACACCATCCAATCAATGGCCAGACTCCATGCAAGAGCGGTGTATTCAAAGGGGGCCACAGCACTGGCCTGCCCATGCCGGAAAGCTTCGGTAATCGCAAGTTGCCCCAGAAAACCGGAAATCGCCAAACCTAGCCATAGCCAAAGGTCCGCGCTCTGCACGGGCAGCCAATGCGGGGCGGCGAGCACGCCTGCGCCCAACGTCAAAATCACCATCACCCACAAGACCAGGCTGTCTTTGGAGTCGGTACGACTGCAAAGACGCGTCACCACCGCAGACACGGCGTAGCACACTGCGGCACCCAACACTGCCAACCCGGACCAGCTGACAAAACCCTCCGCGCTCGGCCGCAAGGCCACCAGTACCCCGGCAAGTCCACCCACTACCGCCCACCAGTGCGCGCGAGGCGCCTGCTCACCGAGCACCGGCCAGGCGAGCACCGTGATCAACAGCGGCGCAAAGAACATCAGGGTATAGGCGTGGGTAAGCGGCAAGCCGCGCACACCGACGGTAAACAGCACCAGCATGGCGATCACCAGCGCCCCACGCAGCAGGTGCAAGGGCCAGCGTGCACGCATCACCTCCGGCCACGCACCCCGCCAATGAATCCACAACACGATCAACGGCAGCGAAAGCCCGCCACGCAATGCAGCGATCTGGATGGGGGGATAGCGCTCAGACAGCACCTTGATGAGGGTGTCCATCACAGAGAACAACATCACGGCCAGCAACATGGCAGTGATGCTGCGGGGGTTGCCCTCCTTCAAGCGGGAAATGAAGTTCGGCATGGTTCCAATCGTAGCGGCACAGGCAGGACGCGCTACAGTCCTGCCAACCCGCAGGACATGCATGAACTGGCTTACCGCTCTCTCGACCCTCTTTCGCCCCCAACCCCGCACTGCCGAGCAACGCGCGCGTGAGCTGCTGCGCGCGGTGGACGCCGGCGGCCTGCCCCTGAACGTGGCGGTGGTGAACCATATTGCGCGCGAACTGGGCCTGGATGTGTCGCGCAAGGCGCGCATGCCCGAGACGATCGAGCGCATCCGCAAAGTGATGGCAGCGCGCTAAAACCATGCTCAAACTCGGATTCAACTTTCTGGTCGTGGTGTTGCTGGTGCTGGTGGTGGTGTTCACCTGGCGCACCAAGCGGCGTGAAAAGTGGGAGCGTGCCGGCCTGTGCTACAGCTGCGGCGCTGTGCCCCACACCATCGACAAACATGGCCGCATCTGCAACGACTGCGTACTGACCCGCAAGATCCAGCGCGGCCTGGCCGCCTTCATGGCGCTGGTGGCGGCAACCATTGCCGCCTGGATGTACTGGCCGTTCTGAGCAGCAGACTCTTTCACTATGAATTTCATAGCTGCTCGCGCATATTCCATGGGCGCTACCGGTCGATTTGACTCCCAAATCCTCGGTGTAAGGAACTTCAGGGGACTGCGGCGTATCATCCAAACATGCGTGTTGTCCTCCTTATCCTGCTGATCGCCATGGCGCCCTTGCGCGGCATGGCCAATGAGCTGATGGCGACACGCATGGCCACCACCTTGGCGATGAACGTGAGCGCCGCCGCAGCCGCTGGCGACACGCATGCAGGCGGCCACCACTGCGAAGAGATGGCCCAAGCGCCACACCATACAAAGCAGCCGGCCGCAAAGACAGCAAGCCACGACGGTTGCGAGAACTGCTCGCTCTGCCAGATGTGCGCCTCGGCAGCCATGCCTGCCGAACTGCGCGTAGCCTTGCCGGTGTTCGGCCAGCAAATGCAAGTGCCGACCCGCACCGACCACTTTGCCAGCGCCCCGGCGGCCTTGGCCGAAAAACCACCCATTTCCTGATTCCAAGGCCCGTAGTGGGTCTGTAGTCCGCCCTTCACTGCCTTGTGCAGCGTTGGGGCGGGGTGTTGACACCTTGAATCAGGAAACCATCCATGTACTTTTCGCCTCCGCTTTTGAGGTCCACCGGCGCCTTTGGCACGGGGCTCGCTTCGGTGCTTTTATTCGCACTTTGGCTTGCCGCCCCCGCGTACGCACAGCCCAGCGCGCCAGCCCTTACCGAGCCAGCACGCACCCTGCAAGCCAGTGACGCCGCCAGCCTCGTGCCCGCACTGCCCTACCGCTCGGTGTTTGCC
This window encodes:
- the ssuE gene encoding NADPH-dependent FMN reductase — translated: MSVLLIAGSPSERSRTAALLEAAGQRLEARGVLVDRLRVRDLSPQALLLADFGHPSVSQATGQVAEADVIIVATPVYKAAYSGVLKVFLDLLPQDGFKGKVVLPLATGGSPHHMLALDYSLRPVLQSLGAKHILPGIYATDSQVTVNESGSYQVSPDIGQRIDDAVNTLITETLQTGLSIAGRFPSVAFSEVRCSV
- a CDS encoding CysB family HTH-type transcriptional regulator; the encoded protein is MNFQQLRSVREAVRCGYNLTEVAGMLHTSQPGVSRQIRELEEELGVEIFNRAGKRLTGLTPPGKDLLPIVERLLLDAENLKRAGQDYSSQLEGQLSVAATHSQARYALPQVVKDFRDKFPKVTLHLHQGSPKQVAAMLLSGEADIGVATEALADYAQLVTLPCYRWTHSIVVPPGHPLLEQTEPVTLRQLAHYPIITYELGYTGRAHIDNAFAAESLRPDVVLTAMDADVIKTYVELGMGVGIVASVALDAERDRNLRILDAGHLFQVNVTRLGLRKGVWLRGYAYSFIETFVPTLNKAVVARTLVEANHQEA
- a CDS encoding DMT family transporter, which translates into the protein MPNFISRLKEGNPRSITAMLLAVMLFSVMDTLIKVLSERYPPIQIAALRGGLSLPLIVLWIHWRGAWPEVMRARWPLHLLRGALVIAMLVLFTVGVRGLPLTHAYTLMFFAPLLITVLAWPVLGEQAPRAHWWAVVGGLAGVLVALRPSAEGFVSWSGLAVLGAAVCYAVSAVVTRLCSRTDSKDSLVLWVMVILTLGAGVLAAPHWLPVQSADLWLWLGLAISGFLGQLAITEAFRHGQASAVAPFEYTALAWSLAIDWMVWRQWPDAFTLLGGAIIVASGLYVLRHEQVHATADHP